One Pyxicephalus adspersus chromosome 3, UCB_Pads_2.0, whole genome shotgun sequence genomic window carries:
- the LOC140325777 gene encoding E3 ubiquitin-protein ligase RNF182-like: MASGDGESLEPLLGPLELECKICYNGFDMKQHRPKVLGCDHRMCARCLRKMVSNWSQSPPATLCCPFCRQETLLPEDLQLLPDDSGLLSKLSCHEWIHRRGCTVAPEVLLSPGGLCPNSSECLVITIMEVSDEPSGPGEQMPVLDILRVKISSSLAWLPGSCVPLRCCPCRPVPRILLGFLCFVYISSLPLGVYLMMTGHLLGIILVSLVPCTLILSLLCYCFCHELSACLAD; this comes from the coding sequence ATGGCTAGTGGAGATGGAGAGTCACTGGAGCCACTTTTGGGTCCCCTGGAACTGGAGTGCAAGATCTGCTATAATGGCTTTGACATGAAGCAACATCGGCCTAAAGTCTTGGGCTGTGATCATCGCATGTGTGCCCGCTGCCTCAGGAAGATGGTATCCAATTGGAGTCAAAGCCCACCAGCAACACTGTGCTGCCCGTTTTGCCGCCAAGAGACACTGCTACCAGAAGACTTGCAACTGTTGCCAGATGACAGCGGCCTGTTGTCCAAGCTTAGCTGCCATGAATGGATCCACAGGCGTGGTTGCACGGTGGCACCTGAGGTTCTTTTGAGTCCGGGGGGTCTTTGTCCCAACTCGTCCGAGTGCCTAGTCATCACCATTATGGAGGTGTCAGATGAGCCTTCAGGGCCTGGTGAGCAAATGCCAGTACTAGACATCCTGAGAGTAAAGATCTCATCTAGTCTAGCATGGCTACCTGGTTCCTGTGTTCCTCTCCGCTGCTGCCCATGTAGGCCCGTGCCACGTATCCTGCTGGGCTTCCTGTGCTTTGTGTATATTAGTTCACTGCCACTTGGTGTCTACCTTATGATGACTGGGCATCTACTGGGTATCATACTGGTTAGTCTAGTGCCATGCACCCTTATACTCAGTCTCTTGTGCTATTGTTTTTGTCATGAGCTCTCTGCTTGCCTTGCTGACTAA